ATCAGCACCACCCTCGAGCGCACCGCACCACTGGAATATTACCTGGTCCAGTCCGGCATGGATCGCAACGAGGCGCGCGCGTGGTCGAACCTCTACCGCACCATCGCTTCCAGCCGCTATCTCGCCAAGGGTCAGCCCTTTACCGTCTATAAAGATCCCGAGACCGGCGAGACCCGCGGCATCAAGTACGACGTCGATACGAACATCTCGATCACCGAGGCGCATCTCGGCAACGGCGTGCTCAAAGTCAATGCCGCGCCGATTCAGTACATGGTGCACCCGATCAAGCTGACCTTCGCGGTGCGCGATAATTTCCGCGCCGCCGCTGCGGCCAACGGAATTCCGCGGCCGATCGTCGAGTCCCTCGAAGATGCGTTCTCGGGCAAGCACGATCTCAGCCGGCTGTCGCCAGGTTCGTCGGTAAAGCTGATTTACCAGGAAAAGGTGAGCCGCGACGGCACTTACACTCTGATTGGCGAAGTTGAAGCGGCGCAGATTCGGTTTGGCTCGCGCACGATGAATGCGTTCGCATTCAGCGACGAGCACGGCCGGCAGCATTTATACGATGAGCAAGGCCGCGCGCTCGGTCCGCAGTTCCTGCGCTTTCCACTGAACTTCAAGTACATTTCCTCTGGTTTCACGTTTCATCGCTACCATCCGATTCTTCACGAGTATCGTCCGCACGTCGGGGTCGACCTGGCGGCTGACTATGGAACGCCTGTCAAAGCTGTCGCCGATGGCAAAGTCGAATCGGCCGGATGGGGTGGCGAGCTTGGCAACTGCGTGCGTATCGCGCATCAGAATGGGATGGTCAGCATCTACGGGCACATGGAGAAGATCGCTCCGAACGTGAAAGCGAACGACTACGTTCGCGTCGGCCAGTTGATCGGATACGTCGGCTCGACGGGACTTTCGACTGGGCCGCATCTTCACTTCGCGCTCGAAAAAGAGGGCGCGTATGTGAATCCGCTAACTCAGACGCTGGGCGAAAATCACCAGGTATCGCCGCGGATGCAGGCGCTGTTCAATAATATCAAGCAGCGCTACCAGGTCGCGCTCGCCTCGCTGCCCGACCTTGGTTCGCACTTTGTTGCGTCGGGTGATCGCAAGCCGCCGATCTCGCCGTTCGCTGACATGTATCACGTGACTCTGGGTCACCCGAGTTTGCATCATCATTCGCATCGCAGCATCCTGCGCGCGGCCGAGTCTTCGGAAGGCGCTCTCTAAGATTCTTTACGTTTCGAGTCCGCTTCACGTCATGGCGCACGAGGATCGCGGTGCGCTTCTCGTCGGCGACCCGGCTTTGCTAGGATTCGGGCCGCAATAATCCCGGGAGCAATAGAAAGATGAAGCTGGATACCGGCCTTTCGACGCGAAATTTGCGCGAGTTGCCCAACGTGGCGCGCGCCATCGAGGACGTGGGCTTTGACGCGGTTTGGACCGTGGAAGCCGGCACCGACAGTTTTCTTCAGTCGCTGCTCGTTGCCGAACATACAAAGAAGGTCAAGACGGGCAACGCGGTCGCGATTGCGTTTCCGCGCAGCCCGATGATCACGGCGTATGAATCGTGGG
This window of the Candidatus Binataceae bacterium genome carries:
- a CDS encoding peptidoglycan DD-metalloendopeptidase family protein, with amino-acid sequence MTALRLYFHPAPNLAPPIDGAVAQMDAGHDDDLSFEAADTEEPAPPAITISTTLERTAPLEYYLVQSGMDRNEARAWSNLYRTIASSRYLAKGQPFTVYKDPETGETRGIKYDVDTNISITEAHLGNGVLKVNAAPIQYMVHPIKLTFAVRDNFRAAAAANGIPRPIVESLEDAFSGKHDLSRLSPGSSVKLIYQEKVSRDGTYTLIGEVEAAQIRFGSRTMNAFAFSDEHGRQHLYDEQGRALGPQFLRFPLNFKYISSGFTFHRYHPILHEYRPHVGVDLAADYGTPVKAVADGKVESAGWGGELGNCVRIAHQNGMVSIYGHMEKIAPNVKANDYVRVGQLIGYVGSTGLSTGPHLHFALEKEGAYVNPLTQTLGENHQVSPRMQALFNNIKQRYQVALASLPDLGSHFVASGDRKPPISPFADMYHVTLGHPSLHHHSHRSILRAAESSEGAL